Sequence from the Bacteroidales bacterium genome:
ACCAGCGGGGGTACCGAATCAAACAATTACGCCATCAAGGGAGCGGCCTGGGCACACCGTGAAAAGGGAAATCACCTGATCACCTCCCAAATCGAACATCCTGCCGTACTGGAAGTATGCAGGTATCTGGAAGGACAAGGGTACCGGGTTACCTATCTTCCGGTGGACGATACAGGAATGGTTCGGGAAGAGGATCTGCGGGAGGCCATAACATCCCGGACCATTATGGTCTCCATCATGCATGCCAACAACGAGATCGGTACCATTGAGTCGATTGACAAACTGGCCCGGATAACAGAGGATCACGGAATCCTTTTCCACACCGA
This genomic interval carries:
- a CDS encoding aminotransferase class V-fold PLP-dependent enzyme, whose protein sequence is MEIYLDYNATTPVDREVAGAMKPFMEQYFGNPSSIHRFGVETKKAVEQARRQVAALINAYPHEIVFTSGGTESNNYAIKGAAWAHREKGNHLITSQIEHPAVLEVCRYLEGQGYRVTYLPVDDTGMVREEDLREAITSRTIMVSIMHANNEIGTIESIDKLARITEDHGILFHT